A genomic window from Brassica oleracea var. oleracea cultivar TO1000 chromosome C8, BOL, whole genome shotgun sequence includes:
- the LOC106308559 gene encoding uncharacterized protein At4g04775-like, with protein MVCLQDVGVARRKTENHLFKWIDEALIDEIRMVDAKHERVTQEITKFEERVMEKVKFEIVRVEVEMSEKLKEKVNLEITRVAQEMKQKLQIVTVAMVVVGAIVGI; from the exons ATGGTGTGCCTACAAGATGTTGGTGTGGCGAGG AGAAAAACGGAGAATCATCTATTTAAATGGATTGATGAAGCTTTGATTGACGAGATACGGATGGTAGATGCAAAACATGAGAGAGTTACTCAAGAGATTACGAAGTTTGAAGAAAGGGTTATGGAAAAAGTGAAGTTCGAGATTGTTAGAGTTGAAGTTGAGATGTCGGAAAAGCTCAAAGAGAAGGTGAACTTGGAGATTACTAGAGTTGCACAGGAGATGAAACAGAAGCTACAGATTGTGACGGTGGCTATGGTTGTTGTGGGAGCAATCGTAGGAATATAA